A genomic segment from uncultured Erythrobacter sp. encodes:
- a CDS encoding DUF2585 family protein → MGALIPNRRTVIVSLAIAAVTIIILLAMGRAPICECGYVKLWHGQINDSGNSQHITDWYTPSHIIHGMIFYAFGWWMFVKRGWGGAEAFRWGLPLAVLLEAAWEVLENTPMVINRFRSVTANFGYSGDSVLNSGADLVWMSFGFWLALRLPVKVTVALAIIGELVAGYVVRDNLTFNVIMLVYPIEAIAEWQAAGGVA, encoded by the coding sequence ATGGGCGCGCTCATCCCCAACCGCCGCACGGTTATCGTCTCGCTGGCCATCGCGGCTGTCACCATCATCATCCTGCTCGCAATGGGCCGCGCGCCGATCTGCGAGTGCGGCTACGTCAAGCTGTGGCATGGGCAGATCAATGATAGCGGCAACAGCCAGCATATCACCGATTGGTACACGCCCAGCCACATCATCCACGGGATGATTTTCTACGCCTTTGGCTGGTGGATGTTCGTAAAGCGCGGCTGGGGCGGGGCCGAGGCCTTCCGCTGGGGCTTGCCGCTCGCAGTGCTGCTGGAGGCTGCGTGGGAAGTGCTGGAAAACACCCCGATGGTGATCAATCGCTTTCGCTCGGTGACCGCCAACTTTGGTTACTCAGGCGACAGCGTTCTCAATTCGGGCGCTGACCTGGTGTGGATGAGCTTCGGCTTCTGGCTGGCGCTGCGTCTGCCGGTCAAGGTGACTGTGGCGCTGGCGATCATCGGTGAACTGGTGGCGGGCTACGTCGTGCGCGACAATCTGACCTTCAATGTCATCATGCTGGTCTATCCGATCGAAGCGATTGCCGAATGGCAGGCGGCAGGCGGGGTTGCCTGA
- a CDS encoding thiamine biosynthesis protein ThiC yields MHITGQRTVTIVALLLLAAAATQAIYTALYLTMPDVSRRPLWGIEGILFVLLAAFAGSALAQTRRLHLGWSAIMAAAVLNVVQVGVGLTMFGSLSDAAQANPSLAPVLGAVVAFSFMVYNAAKVLLALAAIVFGLGRMATRSRASGGVIAGVGFVALISNALSMALGRDGLGDVPLAGGSGVLATLLLALCLFTLPADDR; encoded by the coding sequence ATGCACATCACGGGCCAGCGCACAGTCACGATTGTCGCCTTGCTGCTGCTCGCGGCGGCGGCGACGCAGGCGATCTACACCGCGCTCTACCTGACCATGCCAGACGTTTCGCGCAGGCCATTATGGGGGATCGAGGGGATCTTGTTCGTCCTGCTCGCAGCGTTTGCGGGTTCCGCCTTGGCGCAGACGCGGCGTCTACATCTCGGCTGGTCAGCGATCATGGCAGCGGCGGTGCTCAATGTGGTGCAGGTGGGCGTCGGCCTCACCATGTTCGGATCATTGAGCGACGCGGCACAGGCAAATCCTTCGCTGGCCCCGGTTCTCGGCGCGGTGGTGGCGTTTTCCTTCATGGTCTACAACGCGGCGAAGGTCCTGCTCGCGCTTGCTGCGATCGTGTTCGGTCTGGGCCGGATGGCCACCCGCAGCCGCGCATCAGGCGGGGTGATTGCAGGGGTAGGCTTTGTCGCGCTGATCTCCAATGCGCTGTCGATGGCACTGGGCCGCGATGGCTTGGGCGATGTGCCGCTGGCGGGCGGATCGGGTGTGCTGGCCACGCTGCTGCTGGCGCTGTGTTTGTTCACCTTGCCTGCGGATGATCGCTGA
- the thiC gene encoding phosphomethylpyrimidine synthase ThiC has translation MADINSPVEIGVTTGPIRGSRKIYVGARTGSGIRVAMREIDLEGAEPSVRVYDTSGPYTDPDAHIDINAGLPQLRRDWIMARGDVEAYDGREIKPEDNGQLGPDRSGGVPQFPNAVKRPLRAKAGMNVSQMHYARRGIITPEMEYVAERENLGREIAADIVRDGQSWGAEIPTIITPEFVRQEIARGRAIIPNNINHPESEPMAIGRNFLVKINANIGNSAVASNVATEVDKMVWATRWGADTIMDLSTGRNIHDTREWIIRNAAVPVGTVPIYQALEKVGGVAEELTWEIFRDTLIEQAEQGVDYFTIHAGVRLAYVPMAAKRVTGIVSRGGSIMAKWCLAHHKESFLYEHFDEITEIMKAYDIAYSLGDGLRPGSIADANDEAQFSELYTLGELTHRAWAQDVQVMIEGPGHVPMHKIKENMEKQLQVCGEAPFYTLGPLVTDIAPGYDHITSGIGAAQIGWYGTAMLCYVTPKEHLGLPDRDDVKVGVITYKLAAHAADLAKGHPASQVRDNALSKARFEFRWRDQFNLSLDPETAEQYHDQTLPAEGAKSAHFCSMCGPKFCSMQISQDVRDFAAKQNSSPESFLASEKLGADTAEASRQAALKGMEEMSRRYNEGGRELYVGAGNREHD, from the coding sequence ATGGCCGACATCAACAGCCCCGTCGAAATTGGCGTCACCACCGGGCCCATTCGCGGCAGCCGCAAGATCTACGTCGGCGCGCGCACCGGCAGCGGCATCCGTGTCGCCATGCGCGAGATCGATCTTGAGGGCGCGGAGCCCAGCGTGCGGGTCTATGACACCTCCGGCCCTTACACCGACCCTGATGCCCATATCGACATCAACGCCGGCCTGCCGCAGCTGCGCCGTGACTGGATCATGGCGCGCGGCGATGTCGAGGCTTACGACGGGCGCGAGATCAAGCCGGAGGATAACGGCCAGCTCGGCCCCGACCGTTCGGGCGGCGTCCCGCAGTTCCCCAACGCGGTGAAGCGCCCGCTGAGGGCCAAGGCAGGCATGAACGTCAGCCAGATGCACTATGCGCGGCGCGGCATCATCACGCCCGAAATGGAATACGTGGCGGAGCGCGAGAACCTCGGGCGCGAGATCGCGGCTGATATAGTGCGCGACGGGCAGAGCTGGGGCGCGGAAATCCCGACCATCATCACGCCGGAATTCGTGCGGCAGGAAATCGCGCGCGGCCGCGCGATCATCCCCAACAACATCAACCACCCCGAAAGCGAACCGATGGCGATCGGGCGCAATTTCCTCGTCAAGATCAACGCCAATATCGGCAATTCCGCCGTCGCGTCGAACGTCGCGACCGAGGTCGACAAGATGGTCTGGGCGACCCGCTGGGGCGCGGACACGATCATGGACCTCAGCACCGGCCGCAACATCCACGACACCCGCGAATGGATCATCCGCAACGCCGCCGTGCCGGTCGGCACCGTGCCGATCTATCAGGCGCTGGAAAAGGTCGGCGGTGTGGCTGAGGAGCTGACGTGGGAAATCTTCCGCGACACCCTGATCGAGCAGGCCGAACAGGGCGTCGACTACTTCACCATCCATGCGGGCGTCCGCCTCGCCTATGTCCCGATGGCAGCCAAGCGCGTCACCGGGATCGTCAGCCGCGGCGGCTCGATCATGGCCAAGTGGTGCCTCGCCCACCACAAGGAGAGCTTCCTCTACGAGCACTTCGACGAGATCACCGAGATCATGAAGGCCTATGACATCGCCTATTCGCTTGGCGATGGCCTGCGTCCCGGCAGCATCGCCGACGCCAATGACGAAGCGCAATTCTCCGAACTCTACACGCTGGGCGAACTCACCCACCGCGCCTGGGCGCAGGACGTGCAGGTGATGATCGAAGGGCCGGGCCACGTGCCGATGCACAAGATCAAGGAGAACATGGAAAAGCAGCTGCAAGTGTGCGGCGAGGCGCCGTTCTACACCTTGGGCCCGCTCGTCACCGATATTGCGCCGGGATACGACCACATCACCAGCGGCATCGGCGCGGCGCAGATCGGGTGGTATGGCACCGCGATGCTCTGCTACGTTACGCCCAAGGAGCATCTGGGCCTGCCCGACCGTGACGACGTGAAGGTCGGCGTGATCACCTATAAGCTGGCCGCCCACGCGGCGGACTTGGCGAAGGGGCACCCGGCCTCGCAGGTGCGCGACAATGCGCTGAGCAAGGCCCGGTTCGAGTTCCGCTGGCGCGACCAGTTCAACCTCAGCCTCGACCCCGAAACCGCCGAGCAGTATCACGACCAGACCCTGCCGGCCGAAGGCGCGAAGTCGGCGCATTTCTGCTCGATGTGCGGGCCGAAATTCTGCTCGATGCAGATCAGTCAGGACGTCCGCGATTTCGCCGCCAAGCAGAACTCCAGCCCCGAAAGCTTCCTCGCCTCGGAAAAACTGGGCGCCGACACCGCCGAGGCCAGCCGTCAGGCTGCGCTCAAGGGCATGGAGGAGATGAGCCGCCGCTACAACGAAGGCGGCCGCGAGCTCTATGTCGGCGCGGGGAACCGCGAGCACGACTAA